One Caulobacter segnis genomic window carries:
- the thrB gene encoding homoserine kinase produces the protein MAVYTDITDDELAAFLEGYDLGAPLAFKGIAEGVENSNFLLETEKGRYILTVYERRVKADDLPYFLNMLTWLADRGFPSARPIPDRKGATLATLRGKAAAIVEFLPGLSARRPTVAHCREAGEGLAWLHLAGEGYPGRRANDLGQSAWATLFAKHRKAADDLKPGLATTIDKDLAQLALMWPRNLPSGVIHADYFPDNVFFQSNGKFAAAIDFYFACDDAYAYDVAVTLNAWCFEADGSFNITAAKALLNGYERRRPLSPAEKEALPILARGAAMRFFLTRLADWGATPAGALVKPKDPLEYERKLAVHREGLVLF, from the coding sequence ACCGACATCACCGACGACGAACTCGCCGCCTTCCTGGAGGGCTATGACCTGGGCGCGCCGCTGGCGTTCAAGGGCATCGCCGAGGGCGTGGAGAACTCCAACTTCCTGCTGGAGACGGAGAAGGGTCGTTACATCCTGACCGTCTACGAACGGCGGGTGAAGGCCGACGACCTGCCCTATTTCCTGAACATGCTGACCTGGCTGGCCGACAGGGGCTTTCCCAGCGCCCGGCCGATCCCGGACCGCAAGGGCGCCACGCTGGCGACCCTGCGCGGCAAGGCCGCGGCGATCGTCGAGTTCCTGCCCGGCCTGTCGGCGCGCCGCCCGACGGTCGCCCACTGCCGCGAGGCCGGCGAGGGCCTGGCCTGGCTGCACCTGGCCGGCGAAGGCTATCCCGGCCGTCGCGCCAACGACCTGGGCCAGAGCGCCTGGGCCACGCTGTTCGCCAAGCACCGCAAGGCGGCCGACGACCTGAAGCCCGGCCTGGCGACCACCATCGACAAGGACCTGGCCCAGCTGGCCCTGATGTGGCCCCGGAACCTGCCGTCGGGCGTGATCCACGCGGACTACTTCCCCGACAACGTCTTCTTCCAGTCGAACGGCAAGTTCGCCGCCGCGATCGACTTCTACTTCGCCTGCGACGACGCCTACGCCTACGACGTGGCCGTGACCCTGAACGCCTGGTGCTTCGAGGCCGACGGCAGCTTCAACATCACCGCCGCCAAGGCGCTGCTGAACGGCTACGAGCGCCGCCGGCCGCTGAGCCCGGCCGAAAAGGAAGCCTTGCCGATCCTGGCGCGCGGCGCGGCCATGCGCTTCTTCCTGACCCGCCTGGCCGACTGGGGCGCGACGCCCGCCGGCGCCCTGGTCAAGCCCAAGGATCCGCTGGAGTACGAGCGCAAGCTGGCCGTCCACCGCGAAGGTCTCGTGCTGTTCTGA
- the rnhA gene encoding ribonuclease HI: protein MTPKVTIYTDGACKGNPGPGGWGAILFYGDKKKEICGGEPGTTNNRMELMAAIQALELLNRPCKVELHTDSQYVMKGIQEWIRGWKARGWKTADKSPVKNDDLWKRLDAARERHDVDWRWVKGHAGHPLNERADALANEGLRKANPRFV from the coding sequence ATGACGCCCAAGGTCACGATCTACACGGACGGCGCCTGCAAGGGTAATCCCGGCCCGGGCGGCTGGGGCGCCATCCTGTTCTATGGCGACAAGAAGAAGGAAATCTGCGGCGGCGAGCCGGGGACGACCAACAACCGCATGGAGCTGATGGCCGCCATCCAGGCGCTGGAGCTCTTGAACCGACCCTGCAAGGTCGAGCTGCACACCGACAGCCAGTACGTCATGAAAGGCATCCAGGAATGGATCCGGGGCTGGAAGGCGCGCGGCTGGAAGACAGCCGACAAGAGCCCGGTCAAGAACGACGACCTGTGGAAGCGGCTCGACGCCGCGCGCGAGCGGCACGACGTCGACTGGCGCTGGGTCAAGGGTCACGCCGGCCATCCGCTGAACGAACGCGCCGACGCCCTGGCCAACGAAGGCCTGCGCAAGGCCAATCCGCGCTTCGTCTAG
- a CDS encoding rhodanese-like domain-containing protein: MSHVSEIPAASFRDAAAHFAARLSLETDCADVAAAMRAGEVDFVLLHVVGSPQAYARRHVPGAIHLRHADITVERMAQWSAETLFVVYCAGPHCNGADRAALKLARLGRPVKLMIGGVTGWADEGLPFAEGSEPGALRELEEAA; this comes from the coding sequence ATGAGCCATGTATCCGAGATCCCCGCCGCGTCGTTCCGGGACGCCGCCGCCCACTTCGCCGCGCGGCTGTCGCTGGAGACCGACTGCGCCGACGTCGCCGCCGCGATGCGGGCCGGCGAGGTCGACTTCGTCCTGCTGCACGTGGTCGGGTCGCCGCAGGCCTACGCGCGCCGCCATGTGCCGGGCGCGATCCACCTGCGCCACGCGGACATCACCGTCGAGCGGATGGCGCAGTGGTCGGCCGAGACCCTGTTCGTCGTCTATTGCGCCGGTCCGCACTGCAACGGCGCTGACCGCGCGGCGCTGAAGCTGGCCCGGCTGGGTCGGCCAGTGAAGCTGATGATCGGCGGCGTCACCGGCTGGGCCGACGAGGGTCTGCCGTTCGCCGAGGGTTCCGAGCCGGGCGCGCTCAGAGAGTTGGAGGAGGCCGCCTAG
- the ftrA gene encoding transcriptional regulator FtrA: MPNPSPLVVALAYDGLCTFEYGVAVELFALPRPEMGPDWYRFATAAVEPGELKGLGGVRIVGDGGLELLDQASIIVAPGWRGMDAPVPEPLLEALRAAHARGARLMSICSGVFVLAATGLLDGRQATTHWRYAQALRERHPAIEVQPDVLYVDEGDLLTSAGSAAGIDLGLHLIRRDFGPEAANTVARRLVVPPHRDGGQAQFVQRPVPVAHEASRLGPILDRMRADLAGAHTIKALASAAGMSERTFLRRFEAATGDTPARWLLAERLNRARDLLETSPAGIEQVAEAVGLGAPALRHHFRRQFSTTPGAYRARFARSA, encoded by the coding sequence ATGCCAAACCCCTCTCCCCTCGTCGTCGCCCTGGCCTATGACGGCCTCTGCACCTTCGAATACGGTGTGGCGGTCGAGCTGTTCGCCCTGCCCCGGCCCGAGATGGGGCCGGACTGGTACCGCTTCGCCACCGCCGCCGTGGAGCCGGGCGAGCTGAAGGGCCTGGGCGGGGTGCGGATCGTCGGCGACGGCGGGCTGGAGCTGCTGGACCAGGCCAGCATCATTGTCGCGCCCGGCTGGCGGGGCATGGACGCGCCCGTGCCGGAACCGCTTCTCGAAGCCTTGCGCGCGGCTCACGCGCGGGGCGCGCGGCTGATGTCGATCTGTTCGGGCGTCTTCGTCCTGGCCGCCACGGGCCTGCTGGACGGCCGGCAGGCCACGACCCACTGGCGCTATGCGCAGGCCCTGCGCGAACGCCATCCGGCGATCGAGGTCCAGCCGGATGTGCTCTATGTCGACGAAGGCGACCTGTTGACCTCGGCCGGCAGCGCGGCGGGCATCGACCTTGGCCTGCACCTGATCCGTCGCGACTTCGGCCCCGAGGCCGCCAACACCGTCGCCCGCCGCCTGGTGGTGCCGCCGCATCGCGACGGCGGCCAGGCCCAGTTCGTCCAGCGGCCGGTGCCGGTCGCGCACGAGGCCTCGCGCCTTGGCCCCATCCTGGACCGCATGCGCGCCGATCTGGCCGGCGCCCACACCATCAAGGCCCTGGCCAGCGCGGCCGGCATGAGCGAGCGGACCTTCCTGCGGCGGTTCGAGGCCGCCACCGGCGACACGCCCGCCCGCTGGCTGCTGGCCGAGCGGCTGAACCGGGCGCGGGACCTGCTGGAAACCTCGCCGGCCGGGATCGAGCAGGTCGCCGAGGCCGTCGGCCTGGGCGCGCCGGCCTTGCGCCATCACTTCCGCCGCCAGTTCTCGACCACGCCCGGCGCCTATCGCGCGCGGTTCGCCAGATCGGCCTAG
- a CDS encoding winged helix-turn-helix transcriptional regulator, producing MARGDLLATGCPSREVLRRVTSSWGVLVLIALETRTRRFSELRRAIGGVSERMLAQTLQQLEGDGFVRRVAYKVVPPHVEYSLTPLGAEVAEKVRGLADWIELNLDRILPHWKDAPVA from the coding sequence ATGGCGCGGGGCGATCTCCTGGCCACGGGCTGTCCGTCGCGGGAAGTGCTGCGGCGCGTGACCAGCAGCTGGGGGGTCTTGGTGCTGATCGCGCTGGAGACCCGCACGCGCCGCTTCTCCGAGCTGCGGCGGGCGATCGGCGGCGTCAGCGAGCGCATGCTGGCCCAGACCCTGCAACAGCTGGAGGGCGATGGCTTCGTCCGGCGGGTGGCCTACAAGGTCGTGCCGCCGCACGTGGAATACAGCCTGACGCCCCTGGGCGCGGAGGTCGCCGAGAAGGTTCGCGGCCTGGCCGACTGGATCGAGCTCAATCTCGACCGGATCCTGCCGCACTGGAAGGATGCGCCGGTCGCCTAG
- a CDS encoding SDR family oxidoreductase gives MTIAVTGSTGQLGRLVIEKLKVRVPAGEIIALARDPAKAADLGVAVRAADYARPETLGPALAGVDTLLLISSDAIGQRLVQHGAVIDAAKAAGVKRIAYTSILRADASPLVLADEHKATEALIKASGLTYALLRNGWYTENYTGSLAGAVAAGALIGASGEGRISAATREDYAEAAAAVIATPDAENRVYELAGDVAFTRAELAAEVSRQTGKTIPYNDLPEAEYARILESFGLPAPLAAILAQSDTGAAEGGLFDDGRQLSALIGRPTTPLSVAVAAALAG, from the coding sequence ATGACCATCGCCGTCACAGGCTCCACCGGCCAGCTGGGCCGCCTCGTCATCGAGAAGCTGAAGGTCCGCGTCCCGGCCGGCGAGATCATCGCCCTGGCCCGCGACCCGGCCAAGGCGGCCGATCTGGGCGTCGCCGTCCGCGCCGCCGACTACGCCAGGCCCGAGACCCTGGGTCCCGCCCTCGCCGGCGTCGACACCCTGCTGCTGATCTCCAGCGACGCGATCGGCCAGCGCCTGGTCCAGCACGGCGCGGTCATCGACGCCGCCAAGGCCGCCGGCGTGAAGCGGATCGCCTATACCAGCATCCTGCGCGCCGACGCCTCGCCGCTGGTCCTGGCCGACGAACACAAGGCCACCGAGGCGCTGATCAAAGCCTCGGGCCTGACCTACGCCCTGCTGCGCAACGGCTGGTACACCGAGAACTACACCGGCTCGCTGGCCGGCGCCGTCGCGGCCGGCGCGCTGATCGGCGCCTCGGGCGAGGGCCGGATCTCGGCCGCGACGCGCGAGGACTACGCCGAGGCCGCCGCCGCCGTGATCGCGACGCCGGACGCCGAAAACCGCGTCTACGAGCTGGCCGGCGACGTCGCCTTCACCCGCGCCGAACTGGCCGCCGAGGTCTCGCGCCAGACCGGCAAGACCATCCCCTACAACGACCTGCCCGAGGCCGAGTACGCCAGGATCCTGGAGAGCTTTGGCCTGCCGGCCCCGCTGGCGGCGATCCTGGCCCAGTCCGACACCGGCGCGGCCGAGGGCGGCCTGTTCGACGACGGCCGCCAGCTGTCGGCCCTGATCGGCCGCCCCACCACCCCGCTGTCGGTCGCCGTGGCCGCGGCCCTGGCCGGCTAG
- a CDS encoding recombinase family protein has protein sequence MKLVGYYRVPPVKGIFFSPAQEERLLLLGCEEVFSDRCLASGVVRPGLARALDALDDGGAVAVPSFHALAGDMAGLVDAVLKIQARGLNLIVQQPEIDTRTDPGFFETCQALAGFSRERPMVRAAEAALVAKGAASGMQGLKNTPTDTAEKAPPLSSAHPRESGDPS, from the coding sequence ATGAAGCTCGTCGGCTACTATCGCGTCCCGCCCGTGAAGGGGATCTTCTTCAGCCCCGCCCAGGAGGAGCGCCTGCTGCTGCTGGGCTGCGAGGAAGTGTTCAGCGACCGGTGCCTGGCCTCCGGCGTCGTGCGGCCGGGCCTGGCGCGGGCGCTGGACGCGCTGGACGACGGCGGCGCGGTGGCCGTGCCCAGCTTCCACGCCCTGGCCGGCGACATGGCCGGCCTGGTCGACGCGGTGTTGAAGATCCAGGCGCGCGGGCTGAACCTGATCGTGCAGCAGCCCGAGATCGACACCCGCACAGACCCAGGCTTCTTCGAGACCTGCCAGGCCCTGGCGGGCTTCAGCCGCGAGCGCCCGATGGTTCGCGCCGCCGAGGCGGCCCTGGTCGCCAAGGGCGCCGCCAGCGGCATGCAGGGGCTGAAAAACACTCCAACGGATACCGCTGAGAAAGCTCCGCCCCTTTCATCCGCTCATCCCCGCGAAAGCGGGGACCCAAGCTGA
- a CDS encoding ABC transporter permease, protein MNLFAVKAIYRFEMARWFRTLLQSILAPVISTSLYFVVFGSAIGSRMQAIDGVSYGAFIIPGLIMLSLLGESISNASFGIYMPKWAGTIYELLSAPVSWVETVMGYVGAAATKSICLGLLILATARIFVPFEIAHPFVMLLFLVLTAVTFSLFGFVIGVWADNFQKLQIVPALIVTPLTFLGGSFYSIKMLPPVWQKITLFNPVVYLISGFRWSFYGQSDVGVGVSLGMTAVFLAVCLTAVWWIFKTGYRLKV, encoded by the coding sequence ATGAACCTCTTTGCCGTCAAGGCCATCTACCGCTTCGAGATGGCGCGGTGGTTCCGCACCCTGCTGCAGAGCATCCTGGCGCCGGTGATCTCGACTTCGCTGTATTTCGTGGTGTTCGGCTCGGCGATCGGCTCGCGCATGCAGGCCATCGACGGCGTCAGCTATGGCGCCTTCATCATTCCGGGCCTGATCATGCTGTCGCTGCTGGGCGAGAGCATCTCCAACGCCTCGTTCGGCATCTACATGCCCAAGTGGGCCGGCACGATCTACGAGCTGCTGTCGGCTCCCGTGTCATGGGTCGAGACGGTGATGGGCTATGTCGGGGCGGCGGCGACCAAGTCGATCTGCCTTGGCCTGTTGATCCTGGCCACGGCCCGGATCTTCGTGCCGTTCGAGATCGCCCACCCGTTCGTGATGCTGCTGTTCCTGGTGCTGACGGCGGTGACCTTCAGCCTGTTCGGCTTCGTGATCGGCGTCTGGGCCGACAACTTCCAGAAGCTGCAGATCGTGCCGGCGCTGATCGTCACGCCGCTGACCTTCCTGGGCGGCAGCTTCTACTCGATCAAGATGCTGCCGCCGGTCTGGCAGAAGATCACCCTGTTCAACCCGGTGGTCTATCTGATCAGCGGCTTCCGCTGGAGCTTCTACGGCCAGTCGGACGTGGGCGTCGGCGTCAGCCTGGGCATGACCGCCGTGTTCCTGGCCGTCTGCCTGACGGCGGTCTGGTGGATCTTCAAGACCGGCTACCGGCTGAAGGTCTAG
- a CDS encoding ABC transporter ATP-binding protein, which yields MVAFRGDGVTSIISVKGLTKTYASGHQALKTIDLEIRKGEIFALLGPNGAGKTTLISIICGIVNPSLGVVLADGHDVVKDYRAARSKIGLVPQELNTDAFETVWATVSFSRGLFGKPRNDALIEKILRDLSLWDKKDSKIMALSGGMKRRVMIAKALSHEPTILFLDEPTAGVDVELRRDMWEMVRQLRESGVTIILTTHYIEEAEEMADRIGVINRGEIILVEDKTVLMRKLGKKQLTVHLREPLAALPAALADVSVNLANEGVDLVYTFDAQAEDTGIADLLKRLAEHGVEFKDLKTDQSSLEDIFVSLVRAPQ from the coding sequence ATCGTCGCGTTTAGGGGAGACGGCGTGACTTCGATCATATCGGTAAAGGGTCTGACCAAGACCTATGCGTCCGGGCATCAGGCCCTGAAGACGATCGACCTCGAGATCCGCAAGGGCGAGATCTTCGCCCTGCTGGGCCCGAACGGGGCGGGCAAGACCACCCTGATCAGCATCATCTGCGGGATCGTCAATCCCAGCCTGGGCGTGGTCTTGGCCGACGGCCACGACGTGGTGAAGGACTACCGCGCCGCGCGCAGCAAGATCGGCCTGGTGCCGCAGGAGCTGAACACCGACGCCTTCGAGACGGTATGGGCCACGGTCAGCTTCTCGCGCGGCCTGTTCGGCAAGCCGCGTAACGACGCCTTGATCGAGAAGATCCTTCGCGACCTGTCCCTGTGGGACAAGAAGGACAGCAAGATCATGGCGCTGTCGGGCGGCATGAAGCGCCGGGTGATGATCGCCAAGGCGCTGAGCCACGAGCCGACCATCCTGTTCCTGGACGAGCCCACCGCCGGCGTCGACGTCGAGCTGCGCCGCGACATGTGGGAGATGGTCCGCCAGCTGCGCGAGAGCGGCGTCACCATCATCCTGACCACCCACTACATCGAGGAGGCCGAGGAGATGGCCGACCGGATCGGGGTGATCAACAGGGGCGAGATCATCCTGGTCGAGGACAAGACCGTCCTGATGCGCAAGCTGGGCAAGAAGCAGCTGACCGTGCACCTGCGCGAGCCGCTGGCGGCCCTGCCGGCGGCCTTGGCGGACGTCTCGGTGAACTTGGCCAACGAGGGCGTCGACCTCGTCTACACCTTTGACGCCCAGGCCGAGGACACCGGCATCGCCGATCTGCTGAAGCGTCTCGCCGAGCACGGCGTCGAATTCAAGGACCTGAAGACCGACCAGAGCTCGCTGGAGGACATCTTCGTCAGCCTGGTGAGGGCCCCGCAATGA
- a CDS encoding NfeD family protein has protein sequence MDAVGGFYALHPFWVWLAVAAVFLAVEVSTGTGWLLWPAASAFVVGLIAQFVHPGLVVEVGLFAALTIASTLAAKRYLRPVLEPKNPDLNDPLQRLVGQRGQVLAAFEQGRGRVFVDGKDWAAETDEPAPATGQEVVVTGVDGAVLTVRAIPT, from the coding sequence ATGGACGCCGTGGGCGGCTTCTACGCCTTGCATCCGTTCTGGGTCTGGTTGGCGGTCGCGGCCGTCTTCCTGGCCGTCGAGGTCTCGACCGGCACGGGCTGGCTGCTGTGGCCGGCCGCCAGCGCCTTCGTGGTCGGGCTGATCGCCCAGTTCGTCCATCCGGGCCTGGTGGTCGAGGTCGGCCTGTTCGCGGCCCTGACCATCGCCTCGACCCTGGCGGCCAAGCGCTATCTGCGGCCGGTGCTGGAGCCGAAGAATCCTGACCTCAACGATCCGCTGCAACGGCTGGTCGGCCAGCGCGGCCAGGTGCTGGCGGCGTTCGAACAGGGGCGCGGCCGGGTCTTCGTCGACGGCAAGGACTGGGCGGCCGAGACCGACGAGCCGGCCCCGGCGACCGGCCAGGAGGTGGTCGTCACCGGCGTCGACGGCGCGGTTCTGACGGTGCGCGCGATCCCGACCTGA
- a CDS encoding SPFH domain-containing protein translates to MGGIVVLIFLGFAFVLLFGAIKIVPQGREFTVERFGRYTRTLKPGISFLTPFFETIGRKVNMMEQVLEVPQQEVITKDNVSVKVDAIVFIQVMDAAAAAYRVDNLIYAITQLAQTNLRTVVGSLELDEVLSQRDQINTRLLSTIDHATGPWGVKVARIEIKDLTPPPDITNAMARQMKAEREKRAVITEAEGEKQSAITRAEGSKQSAILQAEGRREAAFRDAEAREREAEAEAKATAFVSEAISKGDVNAINYFIAQKYVEAFGELARSPQQKTVIVPADFAGLTGTVAGVSELIKSLGADAPRSPPPPRPASGASSGASTATPTGGKRGA, encoded by the coding sequence TTGGGCGGCATCGTCGTTCTGATTTTCCTGGGCTTCGCCTTCGTGCTGCTGTTCGGCGCGATCAAGATCGTGCCCCAGGGGCGTGAATTCACCGTCGAGCGCTTTGGCCGCTACACGCGGACCCTCAAGCCCGGCATCTCGTTCTTGACCCCGTTCTTCGAAACCATCGGCCGCAAGGTCAACATGATGGAGCAGGTCCTGGAGGTGCCCCAGCAGGAGGTCATCACCAAGGACAACGTCTCGGTGAAGGTCGACGCCATCGTCTTCATCCAGGTGATGGACGCCGCCGCCGCCGCCTATCGGGTCGACAACCTGATCTACGCCATCACCCAGCTGGCCCAGACCAACCTGCGCACCGTCGTCGGCTCGCTGGAGCTGGACGAAGTGCTGTCCCAGCGCGACCAGATCAACACCCGCCTGCTCTCGACCATCGACCACGCCACCGGTCCCTGGGGCGTGAAGGTGGCGCGCATCGAGATCAAGGACCTGACGCCGCCGCCGGACATCACCAACGCCATGGCCCGCCAGATGAAGGCCGAGCGCGAGAAGCGCGCGGTGATCACTGAGGCCGAGGGCGAGAAGCAGTCCGCCATCACCCGCGCCGAGGGCTCCAAGCAGTCGGCGATCCTGCAGGCCGAGGGCCGCCGCGAGGCCGCCTTCCGCGACGCCGAGGCCCGCGAGCGCGAAGCCGAGGCGGAAGCCAAGGCGACCGCCTTCGTCTCGGAAGCCATCTCGAAGGGCGACGTCAACGCCATCAACTACTTCATCGCCCAGAAGTACGTGGAGGCCTTTGGCGAGCTGGCCCGCAGCCCGCAGCAGAAGACGGTCATCGTCCCCGCCGACTTCGCCGGCCTGACCGGCACGGTCGCGGGCGTCAGCGAGCTGATCAAGAGCCTGGGCGCGGACGCGCCGCGCAGCCCGCCGCCGCCTCGTCCGGCCTCCGGCGCGTCCTCTGGCGCGTCGACCGCGACGCCCACCGGCGGCAAGCGAGGAGCGTGA
- a CDS encoding TIGR02301 family protein: MSRPFLLGVALAAFVAAPVLAQERDADGRQLLLDLAYALGESHALRQVCQGEADQYWRARMARVTEVEQADEAFDGQMRDRFNAGFASRRGQYPTCDQDSRQAEQQAAHRGQTLALKLSQSMRQVRKAPDSVAEGEAPR; the protein is encoded by the coding sequence ATGTCGCGTCCGTTCCTCCTCGGCGTCGCCCTGGCCGCCTTCGTCGCCGCGCCCGTCCTGGCCCAGGAACGGGACGCGGACGGCCGTCAGCTGCTGCTGGACCTGGCCTATGCGCTGGGCGAGAGCCACGCCCTGCGCCAGGTCTGCCAGGGCGAGGCCGACCAGTACTGGCGGGCGCGGATGGCGCGCGTGACCGAGGTCGAGCAGGCCGACGAGGCCTTCGACGGCCAGATGCGCGACCGGTTCAACGCGGGCTTCGCCTCGCGCCGCGGCCAGTACCCGACCTGCGACCAGGACAGCCGCCAAGCCGAACAGCAGGCGGCCCACCGGGGCCAGACCCTGGCCCTGAAGCTCTCGCAGTCGATGCGCCAGGTCCGTAAGGCGCCGGATTCCGTGGCGGAGGGCGAAGCGCCGCGCTAA
- a CDS encoding Crp/Fnr family transcriptional regulator, which produces MTAFARIVRSAVEGDAAPPYASNRLLAALRPDTLTELSPHLVLVDLPLDAVLFDAGDDVEHTYLPCGPTQVSLLVVTSDGQEIEAASIGFEGAIGGVVSAGFKPAYGRAVVRVPGRAFCIPTARLEDIKTRQPAVADLFDRAADVFIAQMMQVAACNALHPIEQRTCRWLLFAHDRSGDEPIRLTQETLAQMLGVQRTTISAVARVLQDAGIIDIGRGKVTVLDRPGLEKRACECHDAVETHFKRILPKFEAL; this is translated from the coding sequence ATGACCGCCTTCGCCCGCATCGTCCGCAGCGCCGTCGAAGGCGACGCCGCGCCGCCCTACGCCTCCAACCGCCTACTGGCGGCCCTGCGGCCTGACACCCTGACCGAGCTGTCGCCGCATCTGGTGCTGGTCGACCTGCCGCTCGACGCCGTGCTGTTCGACGCCGGCGACGACGTGGAGCACACCTACCTGCCCTGCGGCCCGACCCAGGTCTCGCTGCTGGTGGTCACCTCCGACGGCCAGGAGATCGAGGCGGCCAGCATCGGTTTCGAAGGCGCGATCGGCGGCGTGGTCAGCGCCGGCTTCAAGCCCGCCTACGGCCGCGCCGTGGTCCGGGTGCCGGGCCGCGCCTTCTGCATCCCCACCGCCAGGCTGGAGGACATCAAGACCCGCCAACCCGCCGTGGCCGACCTGTTCGATCGCGCCGCCGACGTGTTCATCGCCCAGATGATGCAGGTCGCGGCCTGCAACGCCTTGCACCCGATCGAGCAGCGGACGTGCCGCTGGCTGCTGTTCGCCCACGACCGCTCGGGCGACGAGCCGATCCGCCTGACTCAGGAGACCCTGGCCCAGATGCTGGGCGTGCAGCGCACGACGATCAGCGCCGTCGCCCGGGTGCTGCAGGACGCCGGGATCATCGACATCGGTCGCGGCAAGGTCACGGTGCTGGACCGCCCGGGCCTCGAGAAACGCGCCTGCGAGTGCCACGACGCGGTCGAGACCCACTTCAAGCGGATCCTGCCGAAGTTCGAGGCCCTCTAG
- a CDS encoding NAD(P)H-dependent flavin oxidoreductase yields MGLRTPLCDLLDIEHPILLAGMGGVSYAPLAAAVSNAGGYGVLGMAGTSPDFIRDQMRQVRTLTDKPFGVDLLAATPDALTASVEVIIAEGASSFIAGLGVPLPIIERLKTAGLKVMVVCGAVKHAVKAEQAGCDAVICQGGEGGGHTGLVGTLPLVAQAVEAVKIPVVAAGGLYDGRGLAAALTLGAQGVWMGTRFIASREAHAGDLYRQAVVEAADEDTVRTRCYSGKPMRVRKNPYVDDWEARPADIQPFPQQAMISIRNGAMGGIGGQIEGLDPDKSCFAMGQSAGGVREVLPAGEIVTRLVREAEAALDRASAFRI; encoded by the coding sequence ATGGGACTGCGCACGCCGCTCTGCGATCTTCTGGACATCGAGCATCCGATCCTGCTGGCCGGCATGGGCGGGGTCTCGTACGCGCCGCTGGCGGCGGCGGTGTCGAACGCCGGCGGCTATGGCGTGCTGGGCATGGCCGGGACCTCGCCGGACTTCATTCGCGACCAGATGCGGCAGGTCCGGACGCTGACCGACAAGCCGTTCGGCGTCGACCTGCTGGCCGCCACGCCCGACGCCCTGACCGCCAGCGTCGAGGTCATCATCGCGGAAGGCGCGTCGTCCTTCATCGCCGGCCTGGGCGTGCCGCTGCCGATCATCGAACGGCTGAAGACGGCGGGCCTCAAGGTCATGGTCGTCTGCGGGGCGGTGAAGCACGCGGTCAAGGCCGAGCAGGCCGGCTGCGACGCGGTCATCTGCCAGGGCGGCGAGGGCGGCGGCCATACGGGCCTGGTCGGGACCCTGCCGCTGGTCGCCCAGGCCGTGGAGGCGGTGAAGATCCCGGTGGTCGCCGCCGGGGGGCTGTATGACGGCCGAGGCCTGGCGGCGGCCCTGACCCTGGGCGCCCAGGGCGTCTGGATGGGCACCCGCTTCATCGCGTCGCGCGAAGCGCATGCCGGCGACCTCTACCGCCAGGCGGTGGTCGAGGCCGCCGACGAGGACACCGTCCGCACCCGCTGCTACTCGGGCAAGCCGATGCGGGTGAGGAAGAACCCCTATGTCGACGACTGGGAGGCGCGGCCGGCCGACATCCAGCCGTTCCCGCAGCAGGCCATGATCTCGATCCGGAACGGGGCGATGGGCGGCATCGGCGGCCAGATCGAAGGCCTGGATCCCGACAAGTCCTGCTTCGCCATGGGCCAGAGCGCCGGCGGGGTGCGCGAGGTGCTGCCAGCCGGCGAGATCGTCACGAGGCTGGTCCGCGAGGCGGAGGCGGCGCTGGATCGGGCCAGCGCCTTCCGCATCTAG